The region CGAAAGGCGCGTTCTATCGTGATTCGTCCGGGCGGACCCGGCGCGAACAGCCTTTCGAAATGGTCGGCGGCTTTAGTATAGTAAATGAAAACAATAAGCCTCAGACGTTAGTTTTTATAAATGATTTTGCTCAGAAGACGCAGTATTTTTTTGATCTGGGCAACAAGATCGCCCGAAAGATCGGTATAGGCCCAAACGGGCCGCCGCGTGATGACCCTCAAAATCCGGACGCGACGTCGGACTCGCTAGGGACGAAAACGATCGAAGGAATTTCGGTCGAGGGAACACGTATCACATTCGAACTGCCGGCGGGCCACATCGGGAACGACAAACCTATACAGGTTGTTACCGAAAAGTGGTATTCGCCGGAACTGCAGTTGATAGTGATGTCACGGCACCTGGATCCACTCTCGGGCGAACATATTTTCCGCTTGGTAAACATCAAACGTACAGAACCATCAGCAAGCCTGTTCGCGGTGCCGGAAGGCTTTGAAGTAAAAAACTCAGGCGGAAAACCACCAAGGCAGCGATAAAATATCTTTGTTTGTTTATTTAAGCCTAATTGAAGAAAATGCTCGATGAGGTTTCCAATACAGGCTTGCAAAATAAAGCTAAGTCATCGGCGGTCAGTTTTTCGGATGGTGAGCAGACAAGTGACGAACAACTTGTCCGCCTTGTGATCGAGGGCGATGAGCAGGCATTCGCCGAGATATTTGAAAGGTACCGAATTTTGGTAACGCGAGTGGTCGGACGTTTTTTTCGAGACCGTTCGGAGGTGGAAGAATATGTCCAGCAAAGTTTTACAAAGACATATTTTTCTCTCAAAGACTTTCGTGGGGCAAGCGGAAACTCTTTTCCGGCGTGGGTGACGCGGATAACAGTGAACGTTTGCTACGACGAGTTTCGTCGACGCGGACGACGACCGGAAAGCGTATTTTCCGATTTGGAAAACGACGGAGAAGCTTTCGGCGAATCGATACCAGACAGCAGCGTCAAAGGACATGAAGTTCAGCTCGTTTCAGCTCAACTCGCGGAAAAGGTCCTGTCATCGCTCGACCCAAAAGACAGGATCGCAATGACGCTGGTCTATTCAGAAGAATATTCATTGAGCGAGGCAGCGGACGTTATAGGTATCAGCGTCGGAAATCTTAAATCAAGATTATTTCGTTGCCGCAATAGTATCAGAGATAGATTTGGACATCTTTTTAAGTGAGAGGGAAACTTTTATGAGAAGAGTAAAATTGGCCGTTTGTTTGTTTTTTGCAGCGGCATTTGGAGTGTTTGCATTACTAACTAATGACCCAGTCAACGGCCAGTCAGGCGGATCGCTTTCCGCTCCGACAGGAGTGATGGCTTCTGACACTAAGTACAGAGATAAGGTCAGAGTAGAGTGGGACGCTATTCGCGGAGCGACTTTGTATAGGGTGTTTCGGGGAACTACGTCGGACTCCGCGGCTGCAGTTGATATTGGCAATACACCGGCGAATACATTTCTCGACACTACCGCTGCACCGGGCCAGATGTTCTTTTATTGGGTAAGGGCTGAAAATGCGACTACGGTCAGCGCATTGAGTATAAGCGATCGAGGAACACGCTCCAACACAGCGCAGCAAGGTCCTGTTCCGCCGCTTGGACCTCCGCCTGTACCGCCCGGTAATCCTATAACCGCTGCTAAGGTTTACCTTGGTAAGGCACTCTTTTGGGATGAGCAGATGTCATCGACAAGAACTGTTGCCTGCGGCACATGTCACACAGCACACGGCGGCGGCGATGACCTGCGTTCGCTCACCTCTCCGTCCTCCTCAACCAATCCCGGAATAGATCAGTTTTTTGGCGGGCCTGATGACGTCATCGCCTCAAAAGGCGTGCCGCAAACGAATCTTGACGGAACATATCTATTGTCTTCAAGTTACGGTCTTAACGATCAGGTCACCGGACGTAGCTCAATGTCCTACTTGAATGCCGGTTTTCTTAATCTGGCGTTTTGGGATGGACGAGCAAGCGACACTTTTCGCGATCCGATAACGAATGCGATCATACTCAATACTGGCGGTGCTCTTGAGAGTCAAGTCCTTGGGCCGCCTGTTAGTACTGTTGAAATGGCGCATTCAGGACGCGACTGGAACGATGTTGCAGCAAGAATTTCCGTTTCGAAGCCTTTGGCTCTTGCGACTAATATTCCGACTGCACTCAATACCTGGATAGGCGGGCGAAGTTATCCGTCTATCTTTAGTGAGGTTTTTGGCACGCCGGATGTGACACCGGCTAGAATTGCTCTCGCGATCGCAACCTACGAACGCACCCTTTACACCGATCAGGCTCCGGTTGATCTTGCTAATGCAGGCATCACGCCATTGTCTCAACAGGAGAACAACGGCCGCAATACGTTCGTTCAGGTCCAGTGTAATGTTTGTCATGCTGGAGCAGTCACGAGTGACAACACTTTTAGATACATTGGTGTTCGTCCACCGAACGATGATACCGGTCGCTTTCAGGTCACGGGAAATAACGGTGATCTAGGCAGATTCAAAACGCCAAGCCTGAGAAATGTCGAACTTCGTGGAACCTTCTTTCACAATGGACGATTCAATACGCTTGATCAGGTTGTAGCATTTTATAATCGCGGCGGCGATTTTAATGCTCCGAACAAAGACCCGCTTGTGCGTCCGCGAGGATTGAACGCACAACAGCAGGCGGATATAGTTGCATTCCTTAAGAGGCCGCTGACCGACCCTCGTGTCACAGCTGAGTTGCCGCCGTTTGATAGACCAACGCTATATTCCGAATCCACTCGCGTGCCTCAGATCATCGGCACGGGTCGTGTTGGATCGGGAGGCTTTACGCCAGAAATTAAGGCAATTTCACCACCGCTCGCCGGCAATCCTAACTTCACCGTTTCGATCTCAGGTGCTTTAGGAAATGCGGATGCAGTCTTGGTGATCAGTGATTCTGATCCGGGAGTTGGAGCAGTTATTCCGGCCACAGGTACGCTGGCCCGTGTCGCAACAACAACTCAAAACACCGGAGCAGGCAACGGCTGGGCATCGGTCAGCTTGCAGCTTCCCGGCAACATTCGAGTTGCGGGCAAAACATTTTTTGCTCGGTGGTATGTTGTCGATCCTTCAGCAGTCAGTGGATTTTCAGCATCTCAGGTTGCCAGATTTACAATTTTTGGTTCCAATTCTTTTGCAACGGTAGAGACTGATAATCTTGCATTTGACTAAAAAACAACGTTAGTGTGTTTAGCAAAATTACGGCCGGACGTCGATAGACGATCCGGCCCTTTTTATTGCTGACACTAACTTGACCCACTCACATAAGGTAAGAGTTTCTGCTCGCCGCATGCCGTCGATCTCACATTGTTCGAGAAAGACGGCTGCGTTGGGAAACCTAGTTTTGAGATTGTTGAGAATAGTTTTTCGCTTCTGTAAAAAGCAAAAGCTGATGATTTGACGAAACAGAGCTTCATCTGCGATCAATGAACTTTTTGGCGTAAGGCGGACGACCGCGCTCCATACTTTTGGAACTGGCTGAAAAGCTTGCGGCGGCACATCAAACAGGTATTCAGTATTAAATGTATTCTCGACCATCACACTTAAAAAGCCGCGTTCTTTACCGCCCGCTTTCGCGGTAATGCGTTCCACAACTTCACGCTGAAACATCAGAACTAGGCTCGAAAAAAGATGGCGCTGATCCATCAACCGTTGGAGGATAGGCGTAGAAATATTGTAGGGCAAGTTCGCGATAAGTTTGGCTTTTGCATCGACTGCATTTGCTTTTAGAACGTCAGAAAAATCAACATTCAAAGCGTCTTCGTTTATGAGATGAAAATTATGCAAAGAGCCAAAACGTTCATGCAGCAACGAGATCATATCCCGATCAAATTCAATTGCAATGACTTTGGCTTCATCAATAAACAACTGCTCTGTCAGCGCTCCTTGTCCCGGCCCTATCTCGATCACCGTTTCATCATGTCCAAGATCAAGAGCATCAATGATGCGCTTAATAATTGTTTGATCGCGTAGAAAGTTCTGTCCGAGTGATTTTTTTGCCCGCATAAGCCTCTGGCCTCAGACGGTTGGATAGCCGGTGATCTCGATGTCGTCGCCGAGATGTTCGATGGAAATGTCCGTTAGCAGCATTGCTTCGGCGATCGAGTCTGCTCCGGCGCCGGAAACGGCATTTGGTGCTTCGCGGCCTCCGATAATGAATGGAGCAGCGATGAATGTAACTTTATCAACAAGCTTTGCATCGCAAAACGCGCCTGCGATCTCGCTGCCGCCTTCGACGAGGACGCTCTGAATGTTACGGCTTTTCAACTCGTCCAACACGCCTTTCAGATCGCGTCCGCCCATCGGCGATACGACGACTTCCGCACCCAAGGCTCGCAGGACGGACACTTTGCCAGCGTCATGGTTGTTAGTAAAAATTATTGTCGGCGTTTCACTGGCTGTTGAGATCAAATTAGAGACCGCCGACAGCCGCAGTTGATTATCGAGAACGATACGCACAAGCGGACGCCTACGCGGTTTGCCGCTGCGGTCTGTGAGGATCGGGTTATCGACAATCGCAGTGTTGCCACCGATGAGTATTGCATCATGCTCGTGACGAAGTTCGTGAACACGCTTAATAGCGTCGCCGCCCGACAAAGCAGTCGAAACGCTATGATTCAGCGAAATACGTCCGTCTAACGACATCGCAAGTTTTAAATGTACGAACGGCCTCTGCTTCTTATGCCAGCAGATGAATTTTTCGTTTTGTTTCGTCGCCTCATCTGCGAGGATACCTGTTACGACCTCGACACCGACGTTTCGCAGTGCTTCAAAGCCACCACCGGAAACAAGAGGATTTGGATCCTCTATCGGGCAAACAATGCGTTTGATGCCAGCGTTGATCAGAGCTTCGGTACAAGGCGGGGTTTTGCCGTGATGCGAATGCGGTTCAAGCGAGACATATGCAGTACCGCCTTTCGCATTGCCACCGGCTTGCTCAAGTGCACTGACCTCAGCATGCGTCACATTATCGTAAACATAAGTTCCTTCGCCGACAACCTCTCCGTCACCAGAAACAATGACGCAGCCGACAAGCGGATTGGGAGAAACTAAACCGATGCCCTTAGCGGCTAAGTCTATTGCGTGTTTAGAAAATAATACGTCAGACTGTGTCAAGGTTACTTTCTAGCCCCCGTGCGTCGAAAACCTAGATATTGCCGATCTATTTCCACTTGAGGATCATTTAATTCCCTTGTTCTTGTACAAATACTAGTATCCAGCATTTTCTTATGGGCATTCACACTTTCAGCGAAATATGCATAGACCAAATAGTCTTTGCCTTTGGAAAAACCATAGCCACACATACAACATTGGTAAGACGTGGAAACTCTTAGTATTTTAGATTGAGGTCCCTTCCACGATTCGCTAACTTGGAATACAGCATAATAACCACCTGTCAGTCCGCCGTGGCGATCTCGCTCCTTAATTATTTTTATTACTCTTCCGACAAAAATAGCATCGGCATCATCTTTCGCAGACTCCACACGCTCTTTCTCCGAGACTCCAACTCGACTTCGGATACAAGTACACGCGGAGACAATCCCTGCGGACCCAAGAAAGAATGTAAAGAATAATAATGCTATAAGAAAACGGTGTTTCATAATCCATTGCTAGTTAAACAACCCATTAACATAACTATCCGCGTCGAAAACCATTAGGTCGTTGACCTGTTCGCCGATGCCGACGTAGCGGATCGGGAGGTTTAGTTCCTTTGCGATGGCGACGGCGATGCCGCCTTTGGCTGTGCCGTCGAGTTTGGTTAAAACAATGCCGGTGACGTCGGCGGTTTTCATGAATTGGCGTGCTTGTTCGAGTCCGTTCTGGCCCGTGACGGCGTCAATGACGAGCAAAGTCTCGTGCGGAGCGCCCTCGACCTCGCGCGAAGAGATGCGTTTCATCTTTTCAAGCTCGGCCATCAAATTTGCCTTGTTGTGCAAGCGTCCGGCAGTATCGACTATCAGAACATCGCTGTTTCGAGCCTTTGCCGCCGCCAAAGCGTCGAACAAAACGGCCGCCGGGTCAGTTCCCTGCTTTTGCTGGATCAATTGAACGCCCGCGCGCGTTGCCCAGATCTCGAGTTGGTCGTTCGCCGCCGCTCGAAAGGTATCAGCCGCACAGATGAGCACATCGTTGCCTTCGTCCTTGATGCGTTGGGCGAGCTTGCCGATGGTGGTGGTTTTGCCGACGCCGTTTACGCCGACGACCATCAAGACGTAGGGCTTGATCGATTCGTCGATGGTGCGTTCGTCGGCGACGCCACGTTCGGTCGAATGTCGGAGAATGTCGAGCAGCTCCTTCTTCATCGCGGCTTTCAAAGCGGTAAGATCGCTGATCTCTGCCCGCGAAACGCCGCGTCTCACGCTGTCAAGCACCTGCATCGTCGTCGCAACGCCGATGTCGGTCGAGATGAGCATTTCCTCAAGCTCGTCCAGGAACGCTTCGTCGATCTGCTTTCGCCCCTCAAAGATCGTATCGAGCCGGTTATTGATCGAATGCCGCGTTTTCTCAATCGCCTTCGTAAAGCGGACGCCGATCTCACGCTCAACGGCCTCTTCCTGGGCCTTTAGCTCCTCGATCGATTTATCGAGCCCAAGCACCGATGTCGAGAATTTGTCTTCCTTCTTCCTACGCCAAAAAAACGCCATATAGTATGCACCGCGAGCTATCTCGCAAACTAAAGAGTATAAAAGAATATTGAAGGTCGAACAAACTTCTGTCAGAACCGTGAGCGATAGCGAATGGGTTCTTGCCAAGTCAACGGTATAAGTGCTACATTTCCGGGCGGAAAGTGAGAGTATTAATTGGTGAAAGACGAAATGCGAAATGGTGCTTACTTTGGCTTAGTATTGTTCTTTACCCTTTTACTACAAAGCTGCGCCTCTCATCCAACCAATTCCGAACAGCTAGAGTCTCAATCTAATCCAAAAACTCAACCTACCGAAGATCGACCGATCTCACACGAGCTCCGTCCGTGGCATTCTGCCAATTACCGTGGTCTTGAGGTCGGAAAATCTACGGACAAAGACACACTGCGTGTTTTGGGTAATCCTATTTCGATTATTGAAACACCATTAAACAACACAGCAAAGGGTTACAATTACGGAGGAGCGGATAGTTTAATTGTTCGTATTGATCGGAAATCGCACATTATTAGTTGGATAGAGACAAACCCAAAAAACATTTCCAAAACCGACATTATCAAAGAGTTTGGCAACAACTATATGCTCATCGTCTATGGTCGCGACCCTTGTTTTATAGAAGGTAAGTCGAGCCAGCCATATGTAAGCTCTTTTGAAAAAACGATTAATACAG is a window of Chloracidobacterium sp. DNA encoding:
- the ribD gene encoding bifunctional diaminohydroxyphosphoribosylaminopyrimidine deaminase/5-amino-6-(5-phosphoribosylamino)uracil reductase RibD, with the translated sequence MTQSDVLFSKHAIDLAAKGIGLVSPNPLVGCVIVSGDGEVVGEGTYVYDNVTHAEVSALEQAGGNAKGGTAYVSLEPHSHHGKTPPCTEALINAGIKRIVCPIEDPNPLVSGGGFEALRNVGVEVVTGILADEATKQNEKFICWHKKQRPFVHLKLAMSLDGRISLNHSVSTALSGGDAIKRVHELRHEHDAILIGGNTAIVDNPILTDRSGKPRRRPLVRIVLDNQLRLSAVSNLISTASETPTIIFTNNHDAGKVSVLRALGAEVVVSPMGGRDLKGVLDELKSRNIQSVLVEGGSEIAGAFCDAKLVDKVTFIAAPFIIGGREAPNAVSGAGADSIAEAMLLTDISIEHLGDDIEITGYPTV
- the rsmA gene encoding ribosomal RNA small subunit methyltransferase A — protein: MRAKKSLGQNFLRDQTIIKRIIDALDLGHDETVIEIGPGQGALTEQLFIDEAKVIAIEFDRDMISLLHERFGSLHNFHLINEDALNVDFSDVLKANAVDAKAKLIANLPYNISTPILQRLMDQRHLFSSLVLMFQREVVERITAKAGGKERGFLSVMVENTFNTEYLFDVPPQAFQPVPKVWSAVVRLTPKSSLIADEALFRQIISFCFLQKRKTILNNLKTRFPNAAVFLEQCEIDGMRRAETLTLCEWVKLVSAIKRAGSSIDVRP
- a CDS encoding RNA polymerase sigma factor; the protein is MLDEVSNTGLQNKAKSSAVSFSDGEQTSDEQLVRLVIEGDEQAFAEIFERYRILVTRVVGRFFRDRSEVEEYVQQSFTKTYFSLKDFRGASGNSFPAWVTRITVNVCYDEFRRRGRRPESVFSDLENDGEAFGESIPDSSVKGHEVQLVSAQLAEKVLSSLDPKDRIAMTLVYSEEYSLSEAADVIGISVGNLKSRLFRCRNSIRDRFGHLFK
- the ftsY gene encoding signal recognition particle-docking protein FtsY, with product MAFFWRRKKEDKFSTSVLGLDKSIEELKAQEEAVEREIGVRFTKAIEKTRHSINNRLDTIFEGRKQIDEAFLDELEEMLISTDIGVATTMQVLDSVRRGVSRAEISDLTALKAAMKKELLDILRHSTERGVADERTIDESIKPYVLMVVGVNGVGKTTTIGKLAQRIKDEGNDVLICAADTFRAAANDQLEIWATRAGVQLIQQKQGTDPAAVLFDALAAAKARNSDVLIVDTAGRLHNKANLMAELEKMKRISSREVEGAPHETLLVIDAVTGQNGLEQARQFMKTADVTGIVLTKLDGTAKGGIAVAIAKELNLPIRYVGIGEQVNDLMVFDADSYVNGLFN